The genomic interval AACCTTTTATTCGAAGCAAACTAGAATTAATTGCTCTTATAGGAGGTTTTATTGTGATCTTAAGTGAACTTTGGAATCATTATGAGGCGGATAAACGAATTCAAGGGTTTAGCCCAAATACATTGCGTGCTTATGCTTTGCAAATCAAGATGTTGATTACGGATCTCGGGGATATAGATATTTTCGAGGGTAACTCTAAATCTCCTGAAGGAATACTTAGCAAAGCAATCAGATCGTTTAAAGCCAAGCAGTCTAGGGCACCGTATCCGCTTTGTACGTTCCTTATTTCGGTTTGCATTTGAAGAAACCTATCTAACTAGCAATCCTTCCGTTAAACTGCGTGAGCCAAAAATGGAGAAGCGAGTACCTAAGTTTTTGATGGAAGAAGATGTGATACATTTAAAGATCTCTTGTCAGACCTTACGGGAAAGAGCTCTTCTTGAATTTCTATATTGTACAGGTTGTCGTATAGGTGAGGTGGAGAAGTTAAACATTGAGGACTTGAACTGGGAAAACTGCTCGGCCATTGTAAACGGAAAAGGGGCAAAGCAAAGAGAAGTTTACTTCACCACGGAGTGTAAAGTATGGTTGAAAAAGTATTTAGACAGTCGCGAAGACTCGTGTAAAGCCCTGTTTGTAACAGATACCAATCCAGTGAAACGAATGGCTATACCGACGCTCATATGGACATTAAAGCGGTTAGCATCTCGCGGGGCAGTTGCAGCAAATGTATATCCTCATCGTTTTCGTCATACTTATGCATGTCAATTGCTCGACAATGGAGCACCATTAGATTTCATCCAAGGCATGTTAGGGCATGAAAAGGCATCAACCACACAAATCTATGCTCAACTACGCGGTGAACGACGGAGAGAACTATATCGGCGATTCTTTTAGCTTTGTTAGCGGCAGATCTCATTTAGGGTCTGCCGCTATTCCACTATCGGGAAGGATAGATGAATTTTGTGAATATACTTCAGGTATGCGTACGATAAAAAATAAGTTTAACTTTTAAGATTAAAGACGTGCTACAGTCTTCAGAGTTCACTGAATTCGTTAAAGGAAGTACGATCGCAGAAAAAAGAGGTCGAACCAGTAAGTTCTGGTGACCTCAAATCCGATCGGTTAGGTTATGAATTCATGAGAGATATAACCGGGCTAAAGAACAGGGAATCTTGCTAGGCCTGACAGACATCCAATGCAAGTGACGATCTATTCTTTAGTGCTAAGTGACAACAAGTGTTTTAGATTGTCATCAATATATTGATTATCGGCACTGTTGATTCCACGACCGGCAAAATGGCCCCAGATCGATTGGATTGGTTTCAAGACAGCATTAGGTATACGCTTAGCTTCGTATTCATTATCGTCCGCTGTGCAAAAGAGATCCGTGCTTCCCGGCATGATACAGGCAAGAGCTTTTATGCTCTGAAGTGCTTTATCAAAGTCTCCGTTATAGGAGGGGGTTGCACTGATATCTGCATGTTGGCCTGTCCATAACATTGCCAGAACATTATGAGGATCCATATTCATAAAGCTATCTTCCCAGACACCAGCTACAAAATCCTCCAATGTGTCAAATCCCATCTCACGGTAAAGCTCTTCTCTATAAAACGCATGTGATAGTCCCCATCCCGCATACACCCGACCAACGGCACGCATGTCTGTAGAACTTAGTTGGTTTAATTTACTTGAGTCGAAGCCGACTGCAGATAGCAGTGAGGCTTTTACACCTTCAAGCACTACATATGTGTGAGGCCAAGGTTTGGCGATGCCTCCGAAAGGTGCGATTCGTTCGACCATCTCCGGGTAACTTGCCCCCCATTGAAATGCCTGAATGCCGCCCATCGACCACCCGACGACGAGAGCAATCTTTTGAATACCGAATTTTTCGGTCAGCAGTTGGTGCTGGAATCGAACGTTATCATAGATGGTTACCTGTGGAAAGTTAGCCCGATCAAATGGAGCAGGCGTGTTACTGGGAGAGGAAGATAGCCCATTGCCCAGCAAATTGGGAACGATAATAAAATATTTCTCTGGATCGAGTGCCATCCCGCTGCCAATGAGCCATTCATTCTGAACATGCTGATCCCCAAAAGCTGTTGGATAGACAATAACATTATCCTTCTGTTCATTTAATTTTCCGTATGTTTTATAAGCAAGAAAAGCATTTGGTAACGTCACTCCTGATTGTAAGAGTACATCACCCAAATTAAAAATTTCATAGTCCATCGTATAGTCGCTCCCTTCAAAATGAAAAACCACATGTTCACTGTGATCTCTTGTGCTCAGTATAGAGCTGTGATACTCTCAATAAAAGTGAATAGAATTCAAGATAGCATTCAATAAAATTGAAAGATGAAGGGGGAGCATCGGATGGAATTGCGTCAACTGAATACGTTTTGTACGGTTGCAACAACATTAAATTTCACGCGGGCAGCAGAAGTGCTGAGCTACGTTCCTTCCAACGTCACGATGCAAATTAAAGCATTGGAAGATGAGCTAGGTGTTCGCCTCTTTGATCGGTTGGGCAAGCAACTCGCCCTCACAACTGCGGGTAAACGCTTTTTAACACACGCCCAAGGTGTTCTTGAAAAAATGGAGGAAGCTCGTAGTGCTGTCCATGATAATGAAAAACTAAGTGGTACCTTAACGATCAGTGCGAATGAGGTTATTTGCTCCTACCGGCTTCCACCTGTCTTCCAACGGTTTCGTTCGCAGCATCCGGGAGTTCGTCTAATCTTCCGCTCAGTTCCGAATCAAGAGCTCAAGCAAACGCTCTTTGAAGGAACCACGGATATTGTTTATATGTTGGATGAACCCATTCGCTCGAGTGGACTTTCCGTGGAACCTTTGCTGGAAGAACATTTCCGATTGTTAGCTGCTCCAGATCACCCACTCGTCAAACGAACTGTGCTTCAGTTGGAAGATTTTCACGGAGAAGTATTCCTGACGAATGAAAAGGGTTGTCCTTATCGAACTATGTTTGATCGATCATTTGAGAAAGAGGGCATTGATAGCATTACATATTTAGAGTTTCAAAGTGCTGAAGCCATTAAACAATGTGCAATTTCAGGAATCGGTATTGCCTTTCTTCCTGAGATCGTCGCGGAATCCGAAATTGAACGCGGAGAACTTGTTGTCCTCCCATGGCAAATTCCGGACTTGCAGGTATATACACAGATGTTGTGGCATAAAGACAAGTGGCTTTCACCAATCATGTTATCTTTCATAGAAGCAACCAGCGCAGTTTTTGGTTCACAGAATGAGAAACTAGTTTTTCCGACCAAGGGCAAGAACTTAACTCCATAGCTGAAAAGGTTAAGAACATGGACCAATGTCGATTAGAATATTAATCTGTTTCGTTAAGCTAACGAGGAACGATAGCACAACAACTAGGGAGCTGTCGCCGCGCGGTTGGGGAGTGATTGAAGACGGAGACTTTCAAAGAAAGAGCCTACGTATATTTATTGTATTGTGTTCTTCTAGATATTCGGAGCGCATCTTATACTCATCGTATTAAATGGTGGAATCCTGCATCTTGGGTCCAGGCTAAGTATAATGTGATTGAAATAAACAATATTGCCGATGTTTTTCATAACTTACCTGATTTGATTGTTAACAGACCAGATGAATTTGATGAAAAATGGTTTTGGGATTACTTAAGAAATCGACTTCCAGAGAAATATGAATTCTATAATAAAGTTTTCAATGAAAAGATAAATGAAATTGTTCGTTCAACTAACGGGAAACGATAGTTCCACCCCTGAAGGGCTACTATATGGCAGCCCTTCGCTACGCTAACGGGCAGTTTAGCGCAACTTAAGACTATATTAATCATATGAATTAGGTAGGAAAGTAAATGAGTTCCATAAAAGGGATGAAGCTAGTTGCAGACGAAAAGATGGATTGTATCAATCAGCTTGATTATTATCGTCATTGGCGCAATCTGGGTCATGTATGTGAAGCACCCCAGCACAATTGATGTAAAGCTGATTGGTGTTAAGTATCAGTTAGGTTACGAAGATGTAAAATCGGGGATAGAGCCTGCGACTGTTATAATTCAGGGCAAGGTGCATACGAGCTTGAAAAGAGAGCGAATATTTAAGGGTGTAGTACGAATTGTAGGTGAACAAATTCCAGTGCCTCAGGATCAGCGCAATATAGAAATTCATTTTTCTAGAGACGGCTGGGGCTCAATAGCCTATCCTTATTTTCTTTATGACGAACGGGGAACAACTGTAGGAGCTGAAATTTACCAGTCACATTCTATATTCGCGAACAAAGACTTTAGTCAAGTAACATTCCTTATAACAACGCCCAATCAACAGTCTGAATCCGAAGATGGAAATCTTCAGACCGTTTGGAACACTGAGAATGGAAAGATGCTATCTGCCCCCGCAACAACACGAGAAGAGGCCCTAGCCTTATCCAATAAGCTGATGCGTGAATATTTGAAACCTTATGGGAAGTCTTTACGATAACCTGTACATCACATGATTAAGCTAACGGGAAACGATAGTTGAAAACCAAAAGGGCTGCCGCGTGGCCAATGTCATTAAGATAAGCTCAAAGACAAGACCGGGAATAAAACGGAATTCGAAACGGCATGGGGGATAAGCCCTATGCCGTTTGTTTTTTTGGTGCAAGCAAGGAAAAAAGCGTACAGTAAACAAAACGGACGGGATATCCGCTTAAAAAATGTACATGTGAACCGAATTATGCTACTCAGTAAACGAAGCTCACAGTTGTTTCGAACGGATTTTGCGCGTATTCTTCTGACCTGGGCGAATGGGTAGAATCGGCTAAATGTTTTTGCGAATCACCTTAACTTAATGACATTGCCTATATTGGGTGTTTTTTTGCTATGTATGAAAAAATGGTCTCTTTATGAATATAAAATAAATTTAGTTATTCAAAATGAATAATTTTGTATATAATAATGCTTACCACACAAATCATCCCAGCTCAGAGAAAGTCGATAAATGCTTACTCATACATAGAAATTAAATCGAAATGGAGGATGAAGAAAGTGAATGTAAGAAACAAAATAGTTGTTTCCGGTATCATTTCATGCTTGTTCGCCACGCTGCTCACGGGTTTGCCGCTGGGAAGCTGGAATCAGCCAGTACGTGGAGGCAGCTTGGGGATTGCGAGCGCCGCCGAAGCGCCGCCTAAAGCTAGCTTGGTCAAGTGGGGGGAGTTCCATGAGGCGCTTGCTGCAGGTGATCCGGCCGATACCCAGCATGTGTCCAATCTGCATGACGAGCTTAATGGGCTGGATGACTTGAATGACCAGACGCTTATTGATCCGGTATGGAATAAGATACTCCTAAAGCTCCCTGCCCATGTCGATAAAGTAAAAGTGAAAGCCGATCTTTTTCGGTTTTTAAAAGCGGTCATCGTCAGCCAATTTGATCCGAAGGCTAGCGAATTGGAAAACATCCGCGGCAATGCCGATTACCGCGCGGCGATTCAAGCAATTTCTGCCGCAGCGGGGCAGCCAAGCCTGACACTCGAGGATTTTTTACTTTTTCTGTATGGCGACGGCAACAGTCGTAAAGGGCTTGAAGGGAGTGTCAAGGATGAAATTCATAATATGGACCCATTTTCGTTAATGGCACTGACACAGGAAAGAGAGAAGGTTTACAATCTTCTTTTCTCCGAAATGAAAGAGGTGCTTGGCTTATCGAACGACTATCAGGTCAGCAGAGTTTTCCGCAATCTAGGGGTAACCGCTCTGAACGTGCAGGAGATGCTGCAAAGCTTTGGGAATAGGCTGCAGCTCGATACGGATGCTTTTGTCGGAATCGCCGTCGCCTATATGCGCTCGAATGTGAGCACCAGCTATCGTATAGCCCATTACGATGGCAATGTCACGGACGGCCGTATTTATCATTATGATCTAGGTGTATTCGGAGCCTATGTATTGCCAGCTCAACTGGTTTGGTCCAAGCGTTCGGGAAGCTCTGATCTGAAGGTCTTTCCTAGCGGAGGCATGGAATTAGTTTACCCTGCACGCAGCGCGAAAGCGCTTATTCAAGTCAACCTGCTTCATCCATACGGCGGTCCGGATAAGGTAATCTTCGAGAAAGAGGTGAGGCATTCGCATTCATTTGCGGACTTCCCGGAGGAGCCTTTCATCGCGAGAATGGGCAAGCTGTACGGTACGCTTGAAGAGGGGCCTCCTTCTGACTTGTCAAATGTACGCAGCTTGCAGGAGGAGTGGGCGGCTCTTGATGTGAATTCAAACTTGCAACTGCTCGATCCCATTTCGAATAAGCTCACGCCAGCTCAAGCGGATGGGATGAAAATTGCCCTGTTTCAGCTGCTGAAAGAGACCGCAGGCTTGTATTTCGACCCGCAGGAAGCCCGGTTGGATGCCATTCGCACTAACGCTGACTATAAGCTGCTGCTTAATAACATCATCCCGGTTTACTCCAACGGCGCTGAGCAGCTTCTGATCCTGTTGTTCGGTGATGACGCCGCCCGAGGCGGGGTGCAAGGCGAAATGCTGGGACTTCTTGCAAGACAATCTCCGGAGGACTTGATCGCCCTACTTCATAATGAAGAGAAGCGCAAGCAGCTACTTCGATCGGCAATCGATACGGTCTTAAGCGAATCGGATGACGGGCAGCGAACGACATATTTTTATGCTTTGGGCAGCGCTCTTAAGCAAAGAGGGGTGACAACGGAGGATCTCCTAAGCGTCTTGAGCGACTTTGAAGATAGGCTTGGACATAGCGAATCAGCTACCAGTGCCATGCTGAGCGCCTACTTTCGCTCCGAAACACAGGAAACGGCGAACATTAGCGATGATGGGCTGAAGCATACCTATGCGTTGTCTGTGCTTGGGAAGTCCGTCCCTGCCGAGCTTCTGACATGGTCCAAAGTATCAGGCAGCGATGCCGTGATGGTGATGCCTGGTGGAGTCGTTACGATCCCGCCATATACGCCGGAGGTGTCTGCTGTCATCCAGGCGAAGGCGATCAGCCCGGATGGACAATCGGAGAGCATTCTTTTCCGGAAAGAAGTAACATTGAAGGCTGCCGATACGGGAAGCGAGCCCGCTATTCCAGCGCTCCTACTGGAGCGCATGAATAGGCTGCACGAGGCTATTGCAGCGGGAGGCTCCCAGTCGGTACAGAAAATACATGCCGTTCAAGAAGAAATAGCCGGGCTTGACGATAACGAGATGCAGTTTCTCATAGATCCGATCTGGAATAAAATAAGCGAAAAGCTGCCAGCCTCCGTTGATGCATTACTGTTAAAGACCAGCCTATTCCGATTGATCAAGGCTGCTGGTGCCTTACAGTATGACCCTCAGGCGTCTGAGCTTAAGGCCATGCTGGCGAATCCCGAATATCAGTCTGCGTTAGCCATCCTGACGGAAGCCGGCGGCAGCGCGGATGTGAGTATCGACGATATGGTTGTTTTTCTATTCGGCGATGGGAGTCAGGCAAAGGGAATCGAGGGAAATGTCCGCGATATTTTGGCTGCCAAAAAACCAAAGGAAATTACAGCGCTATTTTCAAATAAGAAAGCGGTAAGCTCCCTAATCAATCAAGCTTTAACCGAAGTATTGCAGCAAAGAGACCGGTATGCCGTAAGTGAATGGATTCATGGATTAGGTATTACGGCGGCTGAGTGGCAAGCCGTTTCCGTAGGCTTTCAGCAAGCGCTGGAGAAGGAGAAGCCGGCAATGAATGCTTGGTTAATGGCATATATTCGTTCCGAGGTTCAGGAAACGGCGACTATTAGCGACAATGGCACGAAGCATCAATACAGGCTTAACGTATTAGGGGCAGAGCTGCCGTCCGCGTTCGTGAAGTGGATTAAGCTGTCTGGAGACAAAGCGGTCAATGTGAAGCTTAACGGGACCGTTTCCCTTTCGAACAAACAATCAAGCGGAAGAGCGGTCATTCAAGCCGTATGGCTGAATGCTTCTGGGGGGAATGCAAAGGTTATTTTTCAGAAGGAAGTAGAGCTCGTTAAGGAAGCGGAATAAGAACAAACGTTAAATATGGCTACGGGATTGACCTTTTCGGATAAGCGGCTCATTCTCCAAGGAGATTGCAGCTGCTTATTTTCGTTGCGGATAGTCCTCATATTTACTTCCGGCTACTTATGCTGGATAATAAAGAAAATTTATGGATGATCATGAGCGCGGTTCTTGCATACGATTGGAGGCATATCGAATGAATGTTTTTCTTCTCAATTCTGAATTTCACGGCGCGCGGCATGTCCCTACATTTTTGAGAGACCATTACGTCGGCTTTGAATGGCCGGGTATAGGGGATTTAGAGCAGTTAAGCAAGGAGGCTGGACAGGAGAAGGTTGTTCAGGCTTCCGATCAAAAGGGGGCGGTGCTGCTGGATCGGCTGCTCGAGATCGGCTCCTTCGTTTACGATATGCAGGACGGGGATTATCTTTTTCTGGCAGATGGCGATCATGTTCATATGGGCGACTTAGGCGACTATTACTACGTGGATAGACCGTCCGAGGAGGACGGGGGCCTCTGCCATCGGCGAGGCGTGACATGGCTGAAGAGCTTGCTGAGGTCGGAGCTGCATCCGGAGCTGAAGTCTTTTGTAGACAGGAAGGTTACCATCTCGATGCTCGAGCGGAAGGTAACGCCGGAGCAGATTGAGCACTGGCTGGATAAGCCTTTCGGACAGGTGGTGGGTACGGAACGAACATGTTCAGTCGATCAGGAGACCATTACGTTGGCGCTGGATATATTAAGGAAGGCGATGATAAGCGGGGATCCCGATCGGAGAGAACGTGCTGCAATTGCCGTGCTTCAATTCGCTAAGCAATAGAGTTCCATAGACAGGCAACAAAAAGAGCACCGGTTCGGTCAATGTCATTAAGATAAGCTCAAAGACAAGGTCGAGAATGAAACGGAATTCGAAACGGCATGGGGAGAAGCCCTATGCCGATTGTTTTTTTTGGTGCAAGCAAGGAAAAAAGTTTGAAAATAGGTGTCCGTGTCCGCAGAATCTGTTGTGATATGCAAATCCGGACCGTCAACGGCAAGTAATCGATACCCTCGGTAGTCCTTGATATCCGTATACGACTCTGTAAATGCGACCTTCATCTGCTTGTCAAGTCCTTTTTCATTTTATTCAAAAAAAAGAGCGGGTTATCTTTTTGATAACCTGCTCTTTTTCTTGATATTTGGTCTGCACCTTAACTTAATGACATTGGCCGCGTGGCTGCCCTTCCCCGTTACGCTAACTGGCAGGTTAGTTTAGCACACCGTCATTTATACAAAGTTTCAATTAAGGAGGTGTTTTGAATTATCAGAAGGAGATGGAGGTATTACGGAGCAACTTATCTTATTGGTTACATAATTTCAATTTATGGAACGGGCATTCCTCAGTGGTACTACTTAATTCCAGTTAAAATAGTGGCCTGTTGTTTTATGCTGATTGGTGGAAGTTCTATATATTACATGGCGGAAGAAAAACTTCATTTATTATTGGCTTTCTTTAGGTCATTAAGTATATCGCAATATCATTTGCAATCTTATTCGTCTTTGCTTTGATACAGCATATTTTTGATATTAACTTATCTGCAATAGTAGGAATTTAATAGTTTAACTCGCTGAACTAACGGGATACGTTAGTTAAACAAAAGTGAAGCAGTCCATAACTTTGAGCTCAGAGGCTGGTTAGCAACCGGTGGTGATTATGTGATAGTCGAGATTGATGGTTATTTCTAGCATTCATTTCTTATCGGCAAGACATGTTCAATAAAGGAATTAAGTGATATGTACAGAGTAGCCAAAAACCTATGCACGAGCATGAGTGTGTTTACAGATGTTTTTTGCAGGCTTTTTCAATTTGAGCGGGTGCCTTCATTATATCTGGAGAGCGTCAGATCTGAAATCGTAATTGATACCGATACTGATCACATTTATGCGCCAAGAAATTAAGCTTACTGGGAACTAAAGCTTCATAATCACCAGGATGAGGCTGCCGGCATTAATCGGCATCCTCGTTGAGCTAACGAGCAGGATAGTTCATTGAAATCAGGATAAAATGGAAAACATGCATGATATAATGTTGTAGGAAGTGAAATATAGTATGAACAAAAAATCATTACTTGAATGGGAAACTAGCCATAATGCAATAAATAGGACTGTCGAAGGCTTTTGGAGTTATTTTAGAAAATGGCGTCAAGAAGAGAAAGTCGATTACCACGACACATTTCATGGAAAGTTGTATGAGGATTTTATTAGTGTACATGAACGGTCAATGTACCTTAAATATACTTTTAACCTTGAAGAAGCAGTAATATTTTGTTCAGTAAATATTTTTTATTTAGAAGAACACATCGGTACTTATGATATTGAATTTAATTTAGACAGAGAAATTGCTGATGAATATTTAGATTTTGACGATATTTTATTCAAAGATAGGGTGTTGAAAATGAAACATAACTTGAGAATTGCCCGAAATGCCTTAAAACAAGGAATTGAAATTGGAACAGTATCCAATATTACTGGAATTGATTCAAATTATATTGAGATTTTGAAGGTGAAATATTGTTAAGCTAAGCGATCATTTGTTATACCCCAATGTTCATTTGACATCGTATACATCCTAGAAACAAGATGGATTTAAAATACTTACAGTCAAGCTGAGCGATTTCAGGAATTCCTCCTGAGATTCGCTCTTTTTTTTTCGCATTTTAAGTCCTAATAATTTAATAAACCTCTCGTCATAGACGAGAGGTTTTAATGATAATTTCTATTTATTCGCTATTAACTCGCAAAACCTGCCATAACATGCCAGCTCCCTGGAGCTGATAACGTATAACGGTATTCGCCAGCTGGTTGTCCAGTTGCTATTGTTAATAATGGTGTGGTTGTAGAACCCGGATAAGTCCATTCTTGAGGGTTCAACGTGATTTGTTTGGAAGCAACAAATGTGTTCCCGCGATAAACATTAATCGTCAAAGTATCACGGTATTTACCCGTGTTAACAATAACGCCATGTCCAAATTTAATGGTTCCGCTTGAGATTGTGACGTTCGGGCTAGTGTAACTAAACGCAGCGAATGCTGTTGCTGCAAAACTCAAAAGCATGACTAAAACAAGTGAGAGGGAAAATATACCTTTCTTCATCCTTACATCTCCTTTAATTAGAAATATTAGTGAATTATGTAAGAGGGCCTCTGCACCAAGAGTATAGACAAAGCTATAGAATAAGTAAAGGTGAAAATCATACTATATGTTCAGTTTGCAGATGATAGAATATTATCCCCGATCCGCGCCGTGCTGATATATTCCGGAAGCAGTTTGACTATCTGTTTCCAAAATAAGTAGGGTCTAGAGGAGCTTAGTGTTGATTTCCCTATATCTGATGGAACAAAAATGAATAGGATGATTGTAATATTCTTTGAGGAAGTCAGTAGCTCACAGATAGACACTTGAGTGGACGGGAAGCCACTGTTAGCGGACAACTTCGCGCAGCCAACTCGATGCGACCTCAAGAGGTGCTGGCGTAGTGTGCGTCCTATGAATATCATTATATTTGATTAATAGCAATCAAATTTGCCGATACTAATGATACCGGCTGCCTTCTATTGGATAAAGGGGGAGTGTGAGAGCGCTTCCTCGATTTAGGGTGTGTGGACAAAATAACAATGCTAAGAATACAAGATAGATTGTGACACAAGCCATGGAAAATTCAGTTGTTACTAGGCTTTAAATCGATCTGTGAACATATGTACAAAATACGAGTTTTGTGAAGTAGTAGTAATGAAATTAACATTAATGACTGATTCATCTTTAACTTGCTGTTACTTCACTTACTCTTGCTTTCATTTTATGTACTTCATTATAATGAAAATTCCATACAACTTCCGCTCCAAATTAAACGGTTTGCTCTTGTGAATTAATACTAATAAAATCTAGAGTTTAATTTCATTAGTAATTCTACAATTCAGCTGTCGTAATTATCCTTAGAGTTAATTTTAGAGTTAATCCTTAAAGTTTATTTTGCTCATCATGAATTGTAATTCTAAATTCATGTAAAGTTCCCATTGTAAAAACTAATTTTTCCCATATTTTTCAATGTTCATTTTTTC from Paenibacillus sp. FSL K6-3182 carries:
- a CDS encoding tyrosine-type recombinase/integrase, with amino-acid sequence MEEDVIHLKISCQTLRERALLEFLYCTGCRIGEVEKLNIEDLNWENCSAIVNGKGAKQREVYFTTECKVWLKKYLDSREDSCKALFVTDTNPVKRMAIPTLIWTLKRLASRGAVAANVYPHRFRHTYACQLLDNGAPLDFIQGMLGHEKASTTQIYAQLRGERRRELYRRFF
- a CDS encoding alpha/beta fold hydrolase, with the protein product MDYEIFNLGDVLLQSGVTLPNAFLAYKTYGKLNEQKDNVIVYPTAFGDQHVQNEWLIGSGMALDPEKYFIIVPNLLGNGLSSSPSNTPAPFDRANFPQVTIYDNVRFQHQLLTEKFGIQKIALVVGWSMGGIQAFQWGASYPEMVERIAPFGGIAKPWPHTYVVLEGVKASLLSAVGFDSSKLNQLSSTDMRAVGRVYAGWGLSHAFYREELYREMGFDTLEDFVAGVWEDSFMNMDPHNVLAMLWTGQHADISATPSYNGDFDKALQSIKALACIMPGSTDLFCTADDNEYEAKRIPNAVLKPIQSIWGHFAGRGINSADNQYIDDNLKHLLSLSTKE
- a CDS encoding LysR family transcriptional regulator, producing MELRQLNTFCTVATTLNFTRAAEVLSYVPSNVTMQIKALEDELGVRLFDRLGKQLALTTAGKRFLTHAQGVLEKMEEARSAVHDNEKLSGTLTISANEVICSYRLPPVFQRFRSQHPGVRLIFRSVPNQELKQTLFEGTTDIVYMLDEPIRSSGLSVEPLLEEHFRLLAAPDHPLVKRTVLQLEDFHGEVFLTNEKGCPYRTMFDRSFEKEGIDSITYLEFQSAEAIKQCAISGIGIAFLPEIVAESEIERGELVVLPWQIPDLQVYTQMLWHKDKWLSPIMLSFIEATSAVFGSQNEKLVFPTKGKNLTP